A window of the Paralichthys olivaceus isolate ysfri-2021 chromosome 5, ASM2471397v2, whole genome shotgun sequence genome harbors these coding sequences:
- the kcnj12b gene encoding ATP-sensitive inward rectifier potassium channel 12 isoform X1, whose product MSVGRAHHHSFVSCEEEGLRLSTMPAVGNFGNCKIHTRRKCHGRFVTKSGQCNIHFSNMDEKSQRYISDIFTTCVDIRWRYMFLLFSLVFVVSWLTFGLAFWVIGLLHGDMDHLRGDESFVPCVMQVNTFVAAFLFSIETQTTIGYGARCVTEECPVAVFMVVFQSIMGCIIDAFMIGAIMAKMARPKKRAETLLFSHNAVIALRDGKLCLMFRVANLRKSHIVEAHVRAQLVKPRYTEEGEYIPLDQIDMNVGYDKGTDRLFLVAPLTVIHEIDEESPLFGISKQDLETSDFEIVIILEGLVEATAMTTQARSSYLPSEILWGHRFEPVIFEEKSQYRIDYAYFHKTFEVPSTPRCSAKEMEERKFPTSGANSFCYENELAFIGRDEEEEGDVEKQEVRKYSSELVNESITSRGEQMSSVRESEI is encoded by the coding sequence ATGAGTGTGGGAAGGGCCCACCACCACAGCTTCGTGTCCTGTGAAGAAGAAGGCCTGAGACTGAGTACCATGCCCGCCGTGGGCAACTTTGGCAATTGCAAGATTCACACGAGGCGCAAATGCCATGGGCGGTTTGTCACCAAGAGCGGCCAGTGCAACATCCATTTCTCAAACATGGATGAGAAGTCACAGCGGTACATATCTGACATTTTCACAACTTGTGTGGACATCCGCTGGCGATacatgttcctgctgttcaGCCTGGTGTTTGTGGTGTCGTGGTTAACGTTTGGTTTGGCATTCTGGGTCATTGGCCTCCTACATGGGGACATGGACCATCTCAGAGGGGACGAGAGTTTTGTTCCTTGTGTCATGCAGGTCAACACCTTTGTGGCAGCTTTCCTGTTCTCTATTGAGACCCAGACGACCATTGGGTATGGCGCTCGTTGTGTGACAGAGGAATGCCCTGTTGCCGTCTTCATGGTGGTCTTTCAGTCCATCATGGGCTGCATCATCGACGCCTTTATGATTGGTGCTATCATGGCCAAGATGGCGAGGCCAAAAAAGCGTGCGGAGACTCTACTGTTCAGCCACAACGCAGTCATCGCTTTACGTGATGGGAAGCTGTGCCTCATGTTTCGAGTCGCTAACCTAAGGAAGAGCCACATCGTGGAAGCTCATGTCCGCGCCCAGCTCGTCAAGCCTCGTTATACAGAGGAGGGCGAGTACATCCCACTGGATCAGATTGACATGAACGTGGGCTACGACAAAGGCACAGACCGCCTTTTCCTGGTCGCACCCCTCACTGTCATACATGAGATCGATGAAGAAAGTCCACTGTTTGGCATAAGTAAGCAGGACCTGGAAACATCTGACTTTGAGATAGTGATTATACTCGAGGGGCTGGTGGAGGCCACAGCCATGACGACGCAGGCGCGCAGCTCCTACCTGCCCTCTGAGATTTTGTGGGGTCACCGCTTTGAGCCGGTCATCTTCGAGGAGAAGAGCCAGTACAGGATAGATTATGCCTACTTTCACAAAACATTCGAAGTGCCCTCCACCCCGAGATGCAGCGCCAAGgaaatggaggagagaaaattCCCGACATCAGGGGCCAACTCCTTCTGCTATGAGAACGAGCTGGCCTTTATCGgcagggatgaggaggaggagggagatgtagagaaacaggaagtcaggAAGTATTCATCAGAACTGGTGAATGAGTCGATCACTTCCAGAGGTGAGCAAATGTCCTCTGTAAGAGAATCAGAGATTTAA
- the kcnj12b gene encoding ATP-sensitive inward rectifier potassium channel 12 isoform X3, translating to MSVGRAHHHSFVSCEEEGLRLSTMPAVGNFGNCKIHTRRKCHGRFVTKSGQCNIHFSNMDEKSQRYISDIFTTCVDIRWRYMFLLFSLVFVVSWLTFGLAFWVIGLLHGDMDHLRGDESFVPCVMQVNTFVAAFLFSIETQTTIGYGARCVTEECPVAVFMVVFQSIMGCIIDAFMIGAIMAKMARPKKRAETLLFSHNAVIALRDGKLCLMFRVANLRKSHIVEAHVRAQLVKPRYTEEGEYIPLDQIDMNVGYDKGTDRLFLVAPLTVIHEIDEESPLFGISKQDLETSDFEIVIILEGLVEATAMTTQARSSYLPSEILWGHRFEPVIFEEKSQYRIDYAYFHKTFEVPSTPRCSAKEMEERKFPTSGANSFCYENELAFIGRDEEEEGDVEKQEVRKYSSELGNAVVM from the exons ATGAGTGTGGGAAGGGCCCACCACCACAGCTTCGTGTCCTGTGAAGAAGAAGGCCTGAGACTGAGTACCATGCCCGCCGTGGGCAACTTTGGCAATTGCAAGATTCACACGAGGCGCAAATGCCATGGGCGGTTTGTCACCAAGAGCGGCCAGTGCAACATCCATTTCTCAAACATGGATGAGAAGTCACAGCGGTACATATCTGACATTTTCACAACTTGTGTGGACATCCGCTGGCGATacatgttcctgctgttcaGCCTGGTGTTTGTGGTGTCGTGGTTAACGTTTGGTTTGGCATTCTGGGTCATTGGCCTCCTACATGGGGACATGGACCATCTCAGAGGGGACGAGAGTTTTGTTCCTTGTGTCATGCAGGTCAACACCTTTGTGGCAGCTTTCCTGTTCTCTATTGAGACCCAGACGACCATTGGGTATGGCGCTCGTTGTGTGACAGAGGAATGCCCTGTTGCCGTCTTCATGGTGGTCTTTCAGTCCATCATGGGCTGCATCATCGACGCCTTTATGATTGGTGCTATCATGGCCAAGATGGCGAGGCCAAAAAAGCGTGCGGAGACTCTACTGTTCAGCCACAACGCAGTCATCGCTTTACGTGATGGGAAGCTGTGCCTCATGTTTCGAGTCGCTAACCTAAGGAAGAGCCACATCGTGGAAGCTCATGTCCGCGCCCAGCTCGTCAAGCCTCGTTATACAGAGGAGGGCGAGTACATCCCACTGGATCAGATTGACATGAACGTGGGCTACGACAAAGGCACAGACCGCCTTTTCCTGGTCGCACCCCTCACTGTCATACATGAGATCGATGAAGAAAGTCCACTGTTTGGCATAAGTAAGCAGGACCTGGAAACATCTGACTTTGAGATAGTGATTATACTCGAGGGGCTGGTGGAGGCCACAGCCATGACGACGCAGGCGCGCAGCTCCTACCTGCCCTCTGAGATTTTGTGGGGTCACCGCTTTGAGCCGGTCATCTTCGAGGAGAAGAGCCAGTACAGGATAGATTATGCCTACTTTCACAAAACATTCGAAGTGCCCTCCACCCCGAGATGCAGCGCCAAGgaaatggaggagagaaaattCCCGACATCAGGGGCCAACTCCTTCTGCTATGAGAACGAGCTGGCCTTTATCGgcagggatgaggaggaggagggagatgtagagaaacaggaagtcaggAAGTATTCATCAGAACTG GGTAATGCAGTTGTCATGTGA
- the kcnj12b gene encoding ATP-sensitive inward rectifier potassium channel 12 isoform X2 has protein sequence MSVGRAHHHSFVSCEEEGLRLSTMPAVGNFGNCKIHTRRKCHGRFVTKSGQCNIHFSNMDEKSQRYISDIFTTCVDIRWRYMFLLFSLVFVVSWLTFGLAFWVIGLLHGDMDHLRGDESFVPCVMQVNTFVAAFLFSIETQTTIGYGARCVTEECPVAVFMVVFQSIMGCIIDAFMIGAIMAKMARPKKRAETLLFSHNAVIALRDGKLCLMFRVANLRKSHIVEAHVRAQLVKPRYTEEGEYIPLDQIDMNVGYDKGTDRLFLVAPLTVIHEIDEESPLFGISKQDLETSDFEIVIILEGLVEATAMTTQARSSYLPSEILWGHRFEPVIFEEKSQYRIDYAYFHKTFEVPSTPRCSAKEMEERKFPTSGANSFCYENELAFIGRDEEEEGDVEKQEVRKYSSELVNESITSRG, from the exons ATGAGTGTGGGAAGGGCCCACCACCACAGCTTCGTGTCCTGTGAAGAAGAAGGCCTGAGACTGAGTACCATGCCCGCCGTGGGCAACTTTGGCAATTGCAAGATTCACACGAGGCGCAAATGCCATGGGCGGTTTGTCACCAAGAGCGGCCAGTGCAACATCCATTTCTCAAACATGGATGAGAAGTCACAGCGGTACATATCTGACATTTTCACAACTTGTGTGGACATCCGCTGGCGATacatgttcctgctgttcaGCCTGGTGTTTGTGGTGTCGTGGTTAACGTTTGGTTTGGCATTCTGGGTCATTGGCCTCCTACATGGGGACATGGACCATCTCAGAGGGGACGAGAGTTTTGTTCCTTGTGTCATGCAGGTCAACACCTTTGTGGCAGCTTTCCTGTTCTCTATTGAGACCCAGACGACCATTGGGTATGGCGCTCGTTGTGTGACAGAGGAATGCCCTGTTGCCGTCTTCATGGTGGTCTTTCAGTCCATCATGGGCTGCATCATCGACGCCTTTATGATTGGTGCTATCATGGCCAAGATGGCGAGGCCAAAAAAGCGTGCGGAGACTCTACTGTTCAGCCACAACGCAGTCATCGCTTTACGTGATGGGAAGCTGTGCCTCATGTTTCGAGTCGCTAACCTAAGGAAGAGCCACATCGTGGAAGCTCATGTCCGCGCCCAGCTCGTCAAGCCTCGTTATACAGAGGAGGGCGAGTACATCCCACTGGATCAGATTGACATGAACGTGGGCTACGACAAAGGCACAGACCGCCTTTTCCTGGTCGCACCCCTCACTGTCATACATGAGATCGATGAAGAAAGTCCACTGTTTGGCATAAGTAAGCAGGACCTGGAAACATCTGACTTTGAGATAGTGATTATACTCGAGGGGCTGGTGGAGGCCACAGCCATGACGACGCAGGCGCGCAGCTCCTACCTGCCCTCTGAGATTTTGTGGGGTCACCGCTTTGAGCCGGTCATCTTCGAGGAGAAGAGCCAGTACAGGATAGATTATGCCTACTTTCACAAAACATTCGAAGTGCCCTCCACCCCGAGATGCAGCGCCAAGgaaatggaggagagaaaattCCCGACATCAGGGGCCAACTCCTTCTGCTATGAGAACGAGCTGGCCTTTATCGgcagggatgaggaggaggagggagatgtagagaaacaggaagtcaggAAGTATTCATCAGAACTGGTGAATGAGTCGATCACTTCCAGAG GGTAA